DNA from Sulfitobacter albidus:
CGCTCAGACCCGGCGGAAGGTCAGGTAATGCGGGGTGCGCCCCTCGCGCAGCGCCTTTTGTTCGTAGCGGGTGGACAGCCAGTCATCCCACGGATCGCGCCAGTCGCCCGGACGCTCCGCCAGCCACTCAAAGCCCGCGCGCGGCACCTCTTCGAGGGTTTGGCGCACGTAATCCTCGATGTCCGTGGCCACACGCAGGATTGCACCGGGTTTCAGCGTGCGGTGCAGCGGTGCAAGGTGTTCGGGCGTGACAAAGCGGCGGCGGTGGTGGCGCGCCTTGGGCCATGGATCGGGATAGAGCAGGAACGCACGCGAAATCGACTGCGCAGGCAGCACGTCAAACAGATCGCGCGCGTCGCCGGGATGCACGCGGATATTGTCCGCCCCCGCGCGCCGGATCTTGCCCAGCAGCATGGCGACACCGTTGATGTAGGGCTCGCAACCGATAATGCCGACATTAGGGTTTGCGGTGGCCTGATGCACCAGATGCTCCCCCCCGCCAAAGCCGATTTCGAGCCACGCCTCGCGCCCGTCGAACAGTGCGTCAAGATCCAGTGGGGTGCGATCGGGGTTTGCCTCCCAATCGACCGGGCCGGGCGACAGATCGGCAAGATCCTCGGCCAAGTAGGTCTTTTGCGACGCCTTGAGGGATTTGCCCTTGAGGCGACCGTAGAAATTGCGGCGGGGGCGGTCAGGAGTACTCATGGCCCGCGCTTTAGCGCGGCGGCGCGGGCGGTTCAATGGGGCTAACCTTCGATTAACCCCGCGCCGCTAGACAGGTCATGCAGCCACCCAAGGAAGCGCCCGACCATGAGCCATTTCACCCCCGTCGCCGCCAGCCGATCCTCCGTCGCGCAAACACTGCCGCCACTGGCGCGCATTCTGATCGTGGAAGACCAGCGATTTGACCGCGTGCGCCTTGAGCGGATGTGCAAGACATTCGATTTTGCGGTGCAGATGGATGAAGCCAGCACGCTCGCCGGGATGATCGACCGGCTGGAGGCGCAGAGCTATGATCTGGTTCTGCTCGACTACCACCTGCCGGACGGCAGCGGATTGCAGGGAGTCGAGATGATCCGCGACAGCACGCTCAATGCACTCACGGCGACGATCATGATAACCGGCACCGCCGAGGCGCGCGTGGCCGACCGTGCCCTTCGGATGGGGTTCAGCGACTATCTGACCAAGGATGAATTGTCGGCGGAAACCTTGCAGCGGGCCGCCATTACCGCGATCCAGAAATCACGACTGAGCACGACAGTCACGATTACAGGCGCGCGGGCCGAGGAGACGGATGCGGTCCTGCAAGGATTCTCGCGCGATTGCGCCTCGGAGATGAAACCG
Protein-coding regions in this window:
- the trmB gene encoding tRNA (guanine(46)-N(7))-methyltransferase TrmB — protein: MSTPDRPRRNFYGRLKGKSLKASQKTYLAEDLADLSPGPVDWEANPDRTPLDLDALFDGREAWLEIGFGGGEHLVHQATANPNVGIIGCEPYINGVAMLLGKIRRAGADNIRVHPGDARDLFDVLPAQSISRAFLLYPDPWPKARHHRRRFVTPEHLAPLHRTLKPGAILRVATDIEDYVRQTLEEVPRAGFEWLAERPGDWRDPWDDWLSTRYEQKALREGRTPHYLTFRRV
- a CDS encoding response regulator; translated protein: MSHFTPVAASRSSVAQTLPPLARILIVEDQRFDRVRLERMCKTFDFAVQMDEASTLAGMIDRLEAQSYDLVLLDYHLPDGSGLQGVEMIRDSTLNALTATIMITGTAEARVADRALRMGFSDYLTKDELSAETLQRAAITAIQKSRLSTTVTITGARAEETDAVLQGFSRDCASEMKPIVSRMMRQMRALRHLPADQADAQIARLEDSCRTLHGFLDDLQRFAERPPPASSPRKGASGAAPPSPFSWARPYPRKTH